The Flavobacterium sp. M31R6 nucleotide sequence AATAATTTGCGAAACAGGAGATATACAAGTATTTACGGTTTTTGATACAGAATATTGTTATTCGATATATTCTTTTACTCTCTCTCCAGAAATGAACATCTTCATTTTGTCATGATGAATTGAAAATTGTTGTAAAATCCATTCGTTTTCATCCTCTGATTTTGATTTGGTCGTATCACTTTTTTTATACCAAAAAGAGTAAGAAGCACTATTGAATCCTTCTTTAAAAATAGGAACTCCAGATTCCGAACATTCGATTCCCCAAAGGATATTTTCTTTTACAAGATTTTCATTTTGCATAATTCCTGTGCCGTCAGCATTGAGGATTGTTATAGGCTCAACTTGATTTACAAAAGTATAAAGACCGGTAACAGGATAGCCAATGACTGTAGCGATATAGTGGTCTTTGTCCTTGTTTCTGATTTTGGCAACTTTAATTTGGGCATAGGAATGTGTTGCACTTAATACAAGTGCAGCAAGCAGCAAAGTAATTTTTTTCATGGGTGTAGGTTGATTTTAAAAAAGTCTAAAAAGCAAGGGGCGTTGCTTTTTAGGTAAGGTTAAATGTTTATTCTTTTGGCTAAGATACAAACGGAATTTTAGATAAAAAACTACAAGTAGGTATAATTATATAAAATTAAAAATCCTTCAAGAAACTCCTTGGTACCTTTATTGTTATAAAGATAGGTCACCATTTTTTTCTCGATTACGTTTCCTTTTTCGTCAAGTTTGTAGGTCAAAATGATTTCTTTGTTTGGGTATTTTGTATTGTTATCAGAATTAATTGTTGCAATCTTGATTAGCCTATTATTATGGTCGTATTTATAAATATTTTTATGGGATAAAATGCCTGATTTAATAGTATGCACTTCTTTTACCAGTGCATTAGAATCGTAGATGTATTTTGTGGATAAATCTGTAGGTTGGTAATCAATCTGGAAGATTTGGTTATCATCATTGAAATGATAAAAGTACTCATTTCTGGTAGTTGCCTTTTTTGGCGAACTTTTGATAACTTCTTCTCCTTTGTACAAAATGTTTTTCTTTTGTACATATTTGTAATCAGCCATAGAAAAATCTGGAGTTTGAGTTTCATTGTCCAAATTGGTTTCGGTTGTATCTTTATTTTTGCCAACATTGACAGTCTCAATATCTATATGCGAAATATAACCTTTGTTGGTGTAGCTGAAAAAGTGCTTTTTTGAGAGCACATACTTATAATTTTGCTCAAATTCTTTGGTTGAACCTTCGGGGTAAAATTTATAAAAATTATTGATCAATTCAGAATCACCTGTTACGTTCCCTTTTGAGTTTATCGAAAATTGCTGCTCATGCATTTGTGTTACATTCCCTTTTAATCCTAAAGTTTTTGCATTAGATCCATACAATTCTAACATAGGATTAATTTTTAAAGATTCATCTGAAATTTGTGCAAATACTGGAGTTATTAAAAGTAGTAGACCTATAATAAAAAGGTTTTTGATGGTATTCATTGGTGGTTTTTTAGGTTAATTCAGATTTTAGGGCAAAAATCTTCATGAAAAACCCGTCTCTGAAAAAAGTTAGAGACGGGCTTTATTTGGAAATAAAATTTTAATTATTAAAATCTTACTTGTTTGTATTGTCGATCCATTTTTTTGCATTCACAAAGGCTTCGTGCCAAGGAGTAACCTCGTCATTTCTGTCTTTTGGATAATGTGCCCAGTTCCATTGGAAAGTAGAACGCTCAATGTGCGGCATCATTACCAAGTGACGGCCTGTTGTGTCACACATCATTGCAGTGTTGAAATCAGATCCATTTGGATTCGCAGGATATCCTTCGTAACCATATTTCCCAACGATATTGTATTGGTCTTCTGCGTATGGCAAATTGAATTTTCCTTCACCATGTGAAATCCAAACTCCAAGAGTGCTTCCTGCTAAAGTCGATAACATCACCGATTTGTTTTCCTGAATAGTTACCGAAGTAAAAATACTTTCGTGTTTGTGGCTGTCGTTATGAAGCATTTTTCCGTGAACTTCATGCTCTGGATTCACCAGTTCTAATTCCATAAACAATTGACAACCGTTACAGATTCCAACAGATAAAGTGTCTTCTCTTTTGAAGAAGTTTTTCAATGCTGTATTTGCTTTTTCGTTGTATTTGAATGCTCCGGCCCAACCTTTGGCAGAACCCAAAACATCTGAATTAGAGAATCCTCCAACAGCTCCGATGAATTGAATGTCTTCCAGGTTTTCACGTCCCGAAATCAAATCGGTCATGTGAACGTCTTTTACGTCAAAACCTGCCAAATACATTGCATTCGCCATTTCACGCTCAGAGTTACTTCCTTTTTCACGGATGATTGCTGCTTTCGGTCTTGGTTTTGAACCGTCAATAACAGGTTTTTTTCCTGTAAAATGAGTTGGGAAAGTATAGTTTAATACTTGGTTTTTATAATTGTCGAAACGAGCTTGTGCTGTTCCGTTTTTAGATTGTTTTTGGTCTAACAAGAAAGAGGTTTTGAACCAAATGTCTCTGTATTTCGCAATATCCAATTTACAAGGGCCAAAGTCTAAAGTAGCTTCGGTTGTTGCGCTTCCTAATTTGAAGAAAGAAACATTGTTGGCATTCAATTTAGCTTCAACTACTTCGTCTGAATTGGCTTGGAAAACTACTGCTATGTTTTCTGCAAAAAGATATTTGATAATGTCTTTTTCTTCGAAAACTGAGAAATCAATTTTGGCTCCCAAATCCACATCAGCAAAACACATTTCCAATAAAGTAGTAATCAAACCACCGCTTCCGATATCGTGTCCAGCCAAGATTTGATTGTCTAAAATCAATTCCTGTAATGTATTAAATGCATTTTTGAAAAACGCAGCGTCTTTAAGTGTTGGTGCTTCGTTTCCGATTGCATTCAGTGTTTGTGCCAAAGAAGAACCTCCTAGTTTGAAGTCGTCTTGGGACAAATTAATATAATAAATAGAACCACCGTCTTTTTGTAAAACAGGCTCCACTACTTTTCTAATATCTGTACAGTTTCCACCAGCCGAAATAATTACCGTTCCCGGTGCGATTACTTCGTCGTTTGGATATTTTTGTTTCATCGAAAGTGAATCTTTTCCAGTTGGAATGTTGATTCCTAATTCGATTGCAAAATCTGAACAGGCTTCAACGGCGGCGTACAAACGAGCATCTTCACCTTCGTTTTTACAAGCCCACATCCAGTTTGCAGACAATGAAATTCCTTTCAACCCGTCTTTAATGGGAGCCCAAACGATGTTTGATAACGATTCGGCAATTGCAGTTCTTGTTCCCGCAACAGGGTCAATCAAAGAGGCGATAGGAGAGTGTCCGATTGAGGTCGCAACTCCTTCTTTTCCTTGATAATCCAAAGCCATAACACCACAATTGTTCAATGGCAATTGCAATGGTCCTGCGCATTGTTGTTTGGCTACTTTTCCGCCAACACAACGATCGACTTTGTTTGTCAGCCAGTCTTTACAGGCAACAGCTTCCAATTGCAGTACTTGCTCCAAGTATGTTGCTATATTTTTTACGTTATATTCTAAACCGCCATAGTTGTAATCGATGGTTTTGTCTGTCATTATCGTTTTTGGAGAACTTCCGAAGAAATCTTCCAAAGCATAATCCATCGGTTTTAAACCAGTGGTTTTTGATTCGAAAGTAAAACGATGATCGGCAGTTACATCACCCACTTGGTACATTGGAGAGCGTTCTCTGTCAGCAATTCGTTGTAAAATGTCGATATCTTTTTTACCAATAACCAATCCCATTCTTTCTTGGGATTCGTTACCGATAATTTCTTTTGCAGAAAGTGTCGGGTCTCCAACAGGCAATTTGTCCAAATCAATTAATCCTCCTGTTTCTTCTACCAATTCAGAAAGACAGTTTAAGTGTCCGCCCGCACCGTGATCGTGAATAGAAACGATTGGGTTATTGTCACTTTCTACCAAACCACGAATGGCGTTGGCAGCACGTTTTTGCATTTCTGGGTTGGAACGTTGTATGGCATTTAATTCAATTCCTGAGCCAAAAGCACCTGTATCTGCTGATGAAACGGCAGCACCACCCATTCCAATTCTATAATTTTCACCACCAAGGATAACGATTTTGTCTCCTTCTTTTGGTTTATGTTTAATGGCTTGATCTAATTTTCCGTAACCAATTCCACCTGCTTGCATGATTACTTTATCGTAACCAATTTTGCGATTGTTTTCTTCGTGTTCGAAAGTTAAAACTGAACCAGTAATAAGTGGCTGTCCAAATTTATTTCCAAAATCTGAAGCTCCGTTTGAAGCTTTGATCAAGATGTCCATTGGAGTTTGGTACAACCATTTTCTTTCGGCAACGGCGTCTTCCCAAGGTCTGTTTGCTGATAAACGAGAGTAAGAAGTCATGTAAACAGCCGTTCCTGCCATTGGCAACGAACCTTGTCCTCCAGCCAAACGATCACGAATTTCTCCTCCTGATCCTGTTGCAGCTCCGTTGAAAGGCTCTACAGTTGTTGGGAAATTGTGAGTTTCTGCTTTTAAAGAGATAACCGAATCAAATTCTTTTATTTCGTAAAAATCAGGTTTGTCGGCAGTTTTTGGAGCAAATTGCTGTACTC carries:
- the purL gene encoding phosphoribosylformylglycinamidine synthase, yielding MIHFFENQSKTVFAVQTQNEISAQDISKLNWLFADANKIEKSVLSDFFIGPRATMITPWSTNAVEITQNMGISGIIRIEEFQKATADFNDFDPMLSQKYTELNQDIFTIHIQPEAILNIDDIAAYNKTEGLSLSQEEVEYLDNLSTKLGRKLTDSEIFAFSQANSEHCRHKIFNGTFVIDGVEKETSLFKLIKKTSQENPNDIVSAYKDNVAFVKGPRVQQFAPKTADKPDFYEIKEFDSVISLKAETHNFPTTVEPFNGAATGSGGEIRDRLAGGQGSLPMAGTAVYMTSYSRLSANRPWEDAVAERKWLYQTPMDILIKASNGASDFGNKFGQPLITGSVLTFEHEENNRKIGYDKVIMQAGGIGYGKLDQAIKHKPKEGDKIVILGGENYRIGMGGAAVSSADTGAFGSGIELNAIQRSNPEMQKRAANAIRGLVESDNNPIVSIHDHGAGGHLNCLSELVEETGGLIDLDKLPVGDPTLSAKEIIGNESQERMGLVIGKKDIDILQRIADRERSPMYQVGDVTADHRFTFESKTTGLKPMDYALEDFFGSSPKTIMTDKTIDYNYGGLEYNVKNIATYLEQVLQLEAVACKDWLTNKVDRCVGGKVAKQQCAGPLQLPLNNCGVMALDYQGKEGVATSIGHSPIASLIDPVAGTRTAIAESLSNIVWAPIKDGLKGISLSANWMWACKNEGEDARLYAAVEACSDFAIELGINIPTGKDSLSMKQKYPNDEVIAPGTVIISAGGNCTDIRKVVEPVLQKDGGSIYYINLSQDDFKLGGSSLAQTLNAIGNEAPTLKDAAFFKNAFNTLQELILDNQILAGHDIGSGGLITTLLEMCFADVDLGAKIDFSVFEEKDIIKYLFAENIAVVFQANSDEVVEAKLNANNVSFFKLGSATTEATLDFGPCKLDIAKYRDIWFKTSFLLDQKQSKNGTAQARFDNYKNQVLNYTFPTHFTGKKPVIDGSKPRPKAAIIREKGSNSEREMANAMYLAGFDVKDVHMTDLISGRENLEDIQFIGAVGGFSNSDVLGSAKGWAGAFKYNEKANTALKNFFKREDTLSVGICNGCQLFMELELVNPEHEVHGKMLHNDSHKHESIFTSVTIQENKSVMLSTLAGSTLGVWISHGEGKFNLPYAEDQYNIVGKYGYEGYPANPNGSDFNTAMMCDTTGRHLVMMPHIERSTFQWNWAHYPKDRNDEVTPWHEAFVNAKKWIDNTNK